One Onthophagus taurus isolate NC chromosome 11, IU_Otau_3.0, whole genome shotgun sequence genomic window carries:
- the LOC139432232 gene encoding venom acid phosphatase Acph-1-like, giving the protein MKTFFVFFVSFFTVSFAYDVSNFVGTESTLKLVHVIFRHGDRTPDSLYPKDPYTEDDFYPFRIAHLTNKGKLRAYNIGTYLRKKYNKLLGDVYTPDILYGISSHYPRCRASLESVLAGLYPPSEELIWNKELLWEPIPYDYLPMKENNLFLPVYTCPNMNTLVTDIYQNLDSDPIIQKYNYLLPFLVENTGLTGNLYSIAINLWSTLKSEEEAGLKIPIWAQTVYPEILSEITKYSWEVYSRTPDLKTLSSGFLMSKIINNTFSTLNGENEARNRKIYLYSGHDFNVGAVLSYLDNFVPHLINYGAHVIIEVHKYIGIYFLKFLHENNDDLEPQPLFIPNCGIYCPLDAFVRLYSKALDPAILNTLCTG; this is encoded by the exons attttccgACATGGTGATAGAACTCCTGACTCATTATACCCAAAAGATCCATACACGGAAGACGATTTTTATCCATTTAGAATTGCCCATTTAACcaataaaggaaaattaagAGCTTACAACATTGGAACATATCTTcgtaaaaaatataacaaactTCTCGGAGATGTCTACACTCCGGATATTTTATATGGAATTTCTTCGCATTATCCAAGATGTAGAGCAAGTTTAGAATCAGTTTTAGCAGGTTTATATCCACCGTCCGAAGAATTAATTTGGAATAAAGAATTACTTTGGGAACCGATTCCTTACGATTATTTACCAatgaaagaaaacaatttatttcttccTGTTTATACCTGCCCAAATATGAACACATTAGTGACTGACATTTACCAAAATCTCGATTCCGATcccataattcaaaaatataactaTCTACTTCCGTTTTTAGTAGAAAATACAGGTTTGACGGGAAATCTTTACTCTATTGCTATAAATTTATGGTCAACTTTAAAATCGGAAGAAGAAGCTGGTTTGAAAATACCAATTTGGGCTCAAACGGTTTATCCGGAAATTTTATCGGAAATAACTAAATACAGTTGGGAAGTATATTCACGGACACCCGATTTAAAGACTTTATCCAGTGGATTTTTGATgtcgaaaattattaataacacttTTTCGACGTTAAATGGCGAGAATGAAGCaagaaatcgaaaaatttatttgtattcaGGACATGACTTTAACGTTGGTGCAGTTTTATCTTACTTAGACAATTTTGTTCCTCATCTTATCAATTATGGAGCTCATGTTATTATTGAAGTTCATAAGTATATTGgaatttactttttaaag tttttacatGAAAATAATGATGATTTGGAACCTCAACCTCTTTTCATTCCAAATTGTGGAATCTATTGCCCATTAGATGCTTTCGTTCGATTATACTCCAAAGCATTAGATCCTGCTATCTTAAATACTTTGTGTACTggttaa
- the LOC111418928 gene encoding venom acid phosphatase Acph-1-like — MKSIKSRISLKIVVRHGERTPDVLYPKDPYSEKDFYPFRVGHLTNKGKLTNYKVGTTLRQKYNKLLGDIYTPDILYAVSSHLSRNKATLQGILAGLFTPSKELIWNKNLLWEPIPYDYLPKNENKLFSTLSTCPNWPILLAENYQKYLATDLVFQKYNYLLPFLLEKTGMTGNIYSISRVLYSTLKSEEEAGLELPEWTESIYPDILNEISSNGYKYEMMDDLKTLTPGFLISKIINNTYSTINGEIEAKNHKIHVYSAHDLNIASMLNFFDNFVPHNPNYGAHIIIEVHKYIGIYILKFLYQNNVGYLEPQPIFVPNCGIYCPLEVLVKLYAKELDPARLETLCG; from the exons atgaaaagtataaaaaGTAGAATTTCccttaaaatt GTTGTTCGTCATGGAGAAAGAACTCCTGATGTTTTATATCCAAAGGATCCCTACTCGGAAAAAGATTTCTATCCATTTAGAGTCGGACATCTAACTAATAAAGGCAAATTAACCAATTACAAAGTTGGAACAACACTGCgtcaaaaatacaacaaacttCTTGGTGATATCTACACCCCAGACATTTTATACGCAGTTTCTTCTCACCTTTCAAGAAATAAAGCAACTCTTCAAGGTATTTTAGCAGGTTTATTTACACCTTCGAAGGAATTAATTTGGAACAAAAATTTACTTTGGGAACCAATTCCTTATGATTACTTACCAaagaatgaaaataaattgttttctaCATTATCGACATGTCCAAATTGGCCGATATTATTGGCagaaaattatcaaaagtATCTTGCAACAGATTTagtatttcaaaaatacaattatttGCTTCCATTTTTATTGGAAAAAACTGGTATGACTGGAAATATTTATAGTATATCTAGGGTGCTATATTCAACATTAAAATCGGAAGAAGAAGCCGGTTTAGAATTACCAGAATGGACAGAATCGATTTATCCTGATATTTTAAACGAAATATCATCAAATGGATATAAGTATGAAATGAtggatgatttaaaaacattaacacctggatttttaatttcgaaaattattaataacacatATTCTACGATAAATGGTGAAATTGAAGcgaaaaatcataaaattcatGTGTATTCAGCACATGATCTTAATATCGCGTCAATGTTAAACTTCTTTGACAATTTTGTTCCACATAATCCAAATTATGGAGCCCATATTATCATTGAAGTTCATAAATATATTggaatttatatcttaaag tttttgtatcaaaacaaTGTTGGTTACTTAGAACCTCAGCCTATTTTCGTTCCAAATTGCGGAATTTATTGTCCATTGGAAGTACTTGTTAAATTGTATGCTAAAGAATTGGATCCAGCAAGATTAGAAACGCTATGTGGTTAa